One window of the Xiphias gladius isolate SHS-SW01 ecotype Sanya breed wild chromosome 11, ASM1685928v1, whole genome shotgun sequence genome contains the following:
- the si:ch211-198a12.6 gene encoding zinc finger protein 883 encodes MAESETECDTPGLDTLGSECVIAHSHVDLHYGAETEIMTEEKRGLELEIHGSDLKIQGLGTDLGAVACVDAIVAETDHDYIKVEHGEMHCFTGAEIKTTGNEALLGEVLLKTESEHVVKVESDHGGELTVESENGVIIHEAHGLQCNECGEIFGSIADLHQHFEIHKDLNPYICVHCGESFAVEASLKQHMKIHMKEKPYVPPGVEIMGKDVIDAFSLKSHQMIHLPDKPHRCSECGKSFAAAITLREHMKMHSEDKPYKCTQCRKSFVRRRHLKKHQEVHAREKPYTCGQCGKGFATTSNLKQHQKTHAAVVLGDKPHRCTQCGKCFAAAATLREHQRIHSGEKPYKCNMCRKSFVRKRHLKKHQQVHAGGKPYTCRHCNKGFNHSSSLSRHHKTHLQNPVFSPPQPGKPMSYGTPPKQRVHQQGDKPYMCHHCDKGFNHSSSLSRHQRVHSEGKSYTCAHCGKRFNHSSSLARHQRVHLENKQQPQQQQPPQPQPQQYSTIPTGKGFPNNTFPKQRILSVEKPYRCSQCGKGFNHSSSLSRHHRIHVDQ; translated from the coding sequence ATGGCCGAGTCAGAGACTGAATGTGATACACCCGGCCTTGACACACTTGGGTCGGAGTGTGTCATAGCCCACAGCCACGTCGACCTTCACTATGGAGCAGAAACGGAGATCATGACAGAAGAAAAGCGCGGATTAGAGCTGGAGATCCATGGCTCAGACTTAAAGATCCAGGGACTGGGGACAGACCTTGGAGCTGTAGCCTGTGTTGATGCAATTGTAGCTGAGACAGACCATGATTACATTAAGGTGGAACATGGTGAGATGCACTGTTTCACAGGAGCAGAAATCAAGACAACAGGAAACGAGGCTCTGCTGGGAGAGGTGCTGCTTAAGACGGAGAGCGAACATGTGGTCAAAGTAGAGTCTGACCATGGTGGGGAGTTGACAGTGGAGTCTGAGAATGGTGTAATTATACATGAAGCCCATGGCTTGCAGTGCAACGAGTGTGGGGAGATTTTTGGCAGCATAGCTGATCTTCACCAACACTTTGAGATCCATAAAGACCTCAACCCTTACATCTGTGTCCACTGTGGTGAGAGCTTCGCTGTGGAGGCCAGCCTCAAACAGCACATGAAGATTCACATGAAAGAAAAGCCTTATGTTCCCCCTGGAGTTGAAATTATGGGCAAAGATGTTATTGATGCCTTCAGCCTCAAGTCTCATCAAATGATTCATTTGCCAGACAAGCCCCACAGATGCTCAGAGTGTGGTAAGAGCTTTGCCGCTGCCATCACCCTGAGAGAACACATGAAGATGCATTCAGAGGACAAGCCCTACAAGTGCACCCAGTGTAGGAAGAGCTTTGTCCGCAGAAGGCATCTGAAAAAGCACCAGGAGGTCCATGCACGTGAGAAGCCATATACTTGCGGCCAGTGTGGCAAAGGCTTTGCTACGACTTCCAACCTGAAGCAACACCAGAAAACCCACGCTGCAGTTGTGCTTGGAGACAAACCCCACCGCTGCACACAGTGTGGAAAGTGTTTTGCAGCAGCTGCCACGCTGAGAGAGCACCAGAGGATCCACTCAGGTGAGAAGCCGTACAAATGCAACATGTGCAGGAAGAGTTTTGTCCGCAAACGCCATCTGAAGAAGCACCAGCAAGTCCATGCGGGAGGGAAGCCCTACACCTGCAGACATTGCAACAAAGGCTTCAAtcactcctcttctctctctcgccACCATAAGACCCACCTGCAGAATCCAGTGTTTTCTCCACCTCAGCCTGGAAAACCCATGTCATACGGCACTCCCCCAAAGCAGAGGGTGCACCAGCAGGGGGACAAGCCCTACATGTGCCACCACTGTGATAAGGGCTTCAATCATTCCTCTTCCCTGTCCCGGCACCAAAGAGTCCACTCAGAGGGGAAGAGTTACACCTGCGCTCACTGTGGCAAAAGATTCAATCACTCATCCTCCCTTGCAAGACATCAGAGAGTTCacttggaaaacaaacagcaaccgCAGCAACAGCAACCACCGCAGCCGCAACCGCAGCAGTACAGCACGATCCCCACAGGGAAGGGATTCCCTAACAACACCTTCCCAAAACAGCGTATCCTGTCCGTTGAAAAACCGTACAGGTGCTCTCAGTGTGGAAAAGGCTTTAACCATTCATCTTCCCTCTCCAGACATCATAGGATCCATGTAGATCAGTGA